The Nitrospirales bacterium genome includes a window with the following:
- a CDS encoding DUF262 domain-containing protein: MKATEAKLLTFIKKSPQFVIPIYQRTYSWNEKECLQLWDDIIRAGRNEKVSVHFVGSIVYIESGLSQVTDQSPLLVIDGQQRLTTVSLLISALLKAIGDTEPVEGFSQRKLKNYYLLNPEETGERHHKLILSQTDKESLTAIVDGGDLPKQHSLRVVQNFQLFEKLIASCQGDYKDICTGLLKLVIVDVALTRDQDNPQLIFESMNSTGKELSQADLIRNFILMGLEPELQTQLYKQYWRPMEMEFGQEAYGAHFDAFMRHYLTVKTGEIPKLNEVYEGFKTHARTPEIAEAGIDNLVKDIRRFARYFCAMALGAEDDPKLKEAFHDLRELKVDVAFPFLLELYHDYEKTILQKEELLKAVRLIEAYVFRRAICAIPTNSLNKTFATFGKALKKDRYLESIQAHFLKLPSYRRFPVNEEFGRELQRRDLYNFRSRSYWLRRLENFGRKERVSVDQYTIEHILPQNENLSEQWQTQLGPDWKRVQETLLHTLGNLTLTGYNSEYGDRPFNEKRDMEGGFKESPLKLNTGLGQLDHWNEESIKERAERLSHLALDVWNIPKLPPEILAEYQPKKVETTTYSIEDHPHLLSTNMRPLYEAFRKEVLALDPCVTEEFLKLYVAYKAETNFVDIVPQAKRLRLSLNMEFSEISDPRGLCKDVTNLGRWGNGDIEVTLDNLEDLPYVMGLVRQSFERQMGNEV; the protein is encoded by the coding sequence ATGAAAGCTACTGAAGCAAAGTTACTCACTTTTATAAAAAAATCCCCACAGTTTGTTATTCCTATTTACCAAAGAACGTACTCGTGGAACGAAAAAGAGTGTTTGCAACTGTGGGATGATATTATTCGGGCTGGTCGGAATGAAAAAGTCTCTGTTCATTTTGTCGGGTCTATTGTTTATATCGAATCAGGCTTATCGCAAGTAACAGATCAATCCCCTTTACTGGTCATTGATGGGCAACAACGCCTAACAACCGTATCGCTTTTAATTTCAGCTTTGTTAAAGGCTATTGGGGATACTGAACCAGTCGAGGGATTTTCGCAAAGGAAGTTAAAAAATTATTATCTCTTAAATCCAGAGGAAACCGGAGAACGCCACCATAAGCTCATTTTATCTCAAACTGACAAAGAATCCCTCACGGCCATAGTTGACGGTGGTGATTTACCCAAACAGCATTCTTTAAGGGTTGTTCAGAATTTCCAGTTATTTGAGAAGCTCATCGCTAGTTGCCAAGGTGATTATAAGGATATATGCACGGGATTATTAAAACTGGTCATTGTTGATGTTGCCCTTACAAGGGATCAAGACAATCCACAGCTCATTTTTGAGAGTATGAATTCCACCGGAAAGGAATTAAGTCAGGCAGATTTAATTCGCAATTTCATCCTAATGGGTCTGGAACCGGAACTCCAAACACAACTCTATAAGCAATATTGGAGACCGATGGAAATGGAATTTGGGCAAGAAGCTTATGGAGCCCATTTCGACGCTTTTATGCGCCATTATCTGACGGTTAAAACAGGTGAAATACCCAAGTTAAATGAAGTTTACGAAGGGTTTAAAACCCATGCTAGAACACCGGAAATAGCAGAAGCTGGAATCGATAATCTTGTAAAAGACATTCGTCGATTTGCCCGGTATTTCTGTGCGATGGCTCTTGGTGCCGAGGACGACCCAAAATTAAAGGAAGCCTTTCATGATCTTCGTGAATTGAAAGTGGATGTCGCCTTTCCATTTTTGCTTGAGCTGTACCACGATTATGAAAAAACAATTTTGCAAAAGGAAGAATTGTTAAAAGCGGTCAGGCTTATTGAGGCATATGTTTTTCGAAGAGCAATTTGTGCAATACCCACCAATTCCTTGAACAAAACCTTTGCTACTTTTGGAAAAGCTTTGAAGAAAGACCGTTATTTGGAAAGTATTCAAGCCCATTTTTTGAAATTACCTTCATACCGTCGGTTTCCCGTCAATGAAGAGTTTGGTCGGGAACTCCAAAGACGGGATTTATACAATTTTAGAAGTCGAAGTTATTGGTTGCGGCGCTTAGAAAACTTTGGGCGGAAGGAACGCGTGTCAGTTGATCAATACACGATTGAACACATTTTGCCGCAAAACGAAAACCTTTCAGAGCAATGGCAGACCCAGTTGGGGCCAGATTGGAAGCGTGTACAAGAAACCTTGCTTCATACTTTAGGAAATCTGACTCTAACAGGTTATAACTCCGAATACGGGGATCGGCCATTTAATGAAAAACGGGATATGGAAGGCGGTTTTAAAGAAAGCCCATTAAAACTTAATACAGGACTAGGACAACTTGACCACTGGAATGAAGAATCGATTAAGGAACGGGCAGAAAGGTTGTCTCATTTAGCTTTAGATGTATGGAACATTCCAAAATTACCTCCAGAAATATTGGCAGAATATCAACCTAAAAAAGTAGAAACGACAACTTATTCAATTGAGGACCATCCTCATTTGTTATCAACAAACATGAGGCCATTATATGAAGCGTTCCGAAAGGAGGTTTTGGCTCTCGACCCTTGTGTGACGGAGGAGTTTTTGAAGCTATATGTTGCTTATAAAGCGGAAACAAACTTCGTTGATATTGTTCCCCAAGCAAAACGTCTAAGATTATCCCTAAATATGGAGTTCTCAGAAATTAGTGATCCGAGAGGTCTGTGCAAGGATGTTACTAACCTAGGCCGTTGGGGTAATGGAGATATTGAAGTTACTTTAGATAATCTGGAGGACCTACCTTACGTCATGGGTTTAGTTCGCCAATCCTTTGAGCGCCAAATGGGTAATGAAGTTTAA
- a CDS encoding type II toxin-antitoxin system RelE/ParE family toxin → MSSPNKYTLSLTQEAESDFVDILVYTAQEWGEEKLHEYETSLSHALDVVKDNPFLGYRHTLLSEDHRCFNVRKHVLVYQIMNSHIYVLRILHQRMNLPDHL, encoded by the coding sequence ATGTCCTCCCCGAATAAATACACGCTATCCCTCACTCAAGAAGCAGAAAGCGATTTTGTCGATATTTTGGTTTACACCGCCCAGGAATGGGGCGAAGAAAAACTGCATGAATACGAAACCTCCCTCTCCCATGCCTTGGATGTAGTCAAAGACAATCCCTTCCTTGGGTATCGCCATACCCTGCTATCTGAAGACCATCGCTGCTTTAACGTCAGAAAACATGTCCTGGTCTATCAAATCATGAATTCCCATATTTATGTGCTGAGGATACTGCATCAACGGATGAATCTCCCCGATCATCTGTAA
- a CDS encoding recombinase family protein, whose protein sequence is MKTRNPKAVIDRHVSGSAQVKRGDGLGSQETRCREYAQHKGYNVLEVFNDEGTSGGMIDRQAEKYSTASRT, encoded by the coding sequence ATGAAAACACGAAACCCAAAAGCTGTCATTGACCGCCATGTGTCAGGCTCCGCTCAAGTCAAGAGGGGTGACGGACTCGGATCGCAAGAAACCCGCTGCCGGGAGTATGCCCAACACAAAGGCTATAACGTGCTTGAAGTCTTTAACGATGAGGGCACGTCCGGTGGCATGATTGACCGACAAGCTGAGAAATACTCCACCGCCTCACGGACATAG
- a CDS encoding type II toxin-antitoxin system RelE/ParE family toxin — MAQHDTIRPVVWVGDSKKQLKKMPEDVQRQMGGELYFAQKGDMPPHGKHFKGVASGVFEIKDDFETNTYRLVYAVQIGKRLYVLHAFQKKSTKGIATSKKDLDLIARRYKEAVAMEKEHQP, encoded by the coding sequence TTGGCCCAGCATGACACGATCCGGCCTGTTGTTTGGGTGGGAGATAGCAAAAAGCAACTCAAGAAAATGCCGGAAGACGTGCAAAGACAAATGGGCGGTGAATTATATTTTGCCCAGAAGGGAGATATGCCGCCACACGGCAAACACTTTAAAGGCGTTGCTAGTGGAGTCTTTGAAATTAAAGATGACTTTGAGACGAACACGTACCGGTTGGTCTATGCCGTCCAAATCGGAAAGCGACTCTATGTTCTGCATGCGTTTCAGAAAAAGAGTACCAAAGGTATTGCGACCTCCAAGAAAGACCTGGATTTGATCGCACGTCGGTATAAGGAAGCAGTCGCAATGGAAAAGGAGCACCAGCCATGA
- a CDS encoding helix-turn-helix domain-containing protein: MKKKSKIKFEESSGNVFADLGLKDADSLLMRAELGYQILKILKGRNLKKQKDVQEALEIGQAEVSLLMNARFHRFSEARLMSFLNKLDQKVTVKVSPRRRGEKPQEVVFA; this comes from the coding sequence ATGAAGAAAAAAAGCAAAATTAAATTTGAAGAAAGCTCCGGCAATGTCTTCGCTGATTTAGGATTAAAAGATGCTGATAGTCTGCTGATGCGAGCAGAACTGGGATACCAAATCCTCAAAATCCTAAAAGGCCGGAACCTGAAAAAACAAAAAGACGTGCAAGAGGCCTTGGAAATTGGACAAGCCGAAGTTTCACTCCTGATGAATGCGCGGTTTCATCGGTTTTCTGAAGCGCGGCTCATGAGTTTTTTGAATAAACTTGATCAGAAAGTCACGGTCAAGGTGAGTCCTCGGCGCAGAGGTGAAAAACCACAAGAGGTAGTCTTTGCTTAA
- a CDS encoding DUF1353 domain-containing protein produces the protein MRTLFLTVLVCIIIGLAAALFIPNYLISRPTITQLVPDPPVFMVAHPLRYTPDDGQHEIVIPVGFVTDLASIPSLLWWWEAPHEGTMAPAIVHDYLYWEQSCTKDEADAVMYLAMLEIGLGEFTANRIYDGIRTPFAQGAWENNRKARTRGETRFFTESYARSLLDSQIEPTVSLVSLQSRAAEHGGLSTPRLPNSKVKAACASALEKFNML, from the coding sequence ATGCGAACGCTATTCCTAACGGTATTGGTGTGTATCATAATCGGACTGGCTGCGGCATTATTCATCCCGAATTATCTCATAAGCCGGCCAACGATCACTCAACTCGTGCCCGATCCTCCCGTGTTCATGGTGGCGCACCCCTTACGCTACACACCGGATGATGGACAACACGAAATCGTCATTCCAGTCGGGTTTGTCACGGATTTAGCCAGTATTCCGAGCCTCCTCTGGTGGTGGGAGGCTCCACACGAAGGGACGATGGCCCCCGCGATCGTTCATGACTACCTCTACTGGGAACAGTCATGTACGAAAGACGAAGCCGATGCCGTGATGTACCTGGCCATGCTCGAAATTGGTCTAGGAGAGTTCACGGCGAATCGAATCTATGACGGGATACGAACACCCTTTGCGCAGGGGGCATGGGAGAACAATAGGAAAGCCCGTACACGAGGAGAGACGCGCTTTTTCACCGAATCATACGCACGAAGTCTTCTTGATAGCCAAATCGAGCCGACCGTATCTTTAGTCTCGTTACAATCACGAGCAGCCGAACATGGAGGGCTGTCTACTCCCCGACTCCCGAATTCAAAGGTGAAAGCCGCGTGCGCCTCCGCTCTGGAAAAATTCAATATGCTCTAG